In the Paraburkholderia acidisoli genome, one interval contains:
- a CDS encoding peptidylprolyl isomerase, producing MTAIVRIDDEVIGTQDFIRVLKLTGQFESLVEQQVRDRLTVIAAKKMGVEVGPDEIQQRADQFRRVRGLHRASDMNRYLDVFGISLEEFEDFITDTLYQEKTFERICNDDAVESYFKLNSPKFDSIEVSHIVVDSEGKAREVLSVLEDDPNAFGEMAREHSVADTRERGGVIGKVLRGSLKTDIEAKVFNAQVGDLLGPFPAPDGSFFEIFCVTAKHPAALEAEVSSEVRRLLREEWLAERAQEHIIDAH from the coding sequence ATGACGGCAATCGTACGGATCGACGACGAGGTGATCGGCACGCAGGATTTCATTCGCGTGCTGAAGCTCACGGGGCAATTCGAGAGCCTCGTCGAACAGCAGGTGCGCGACCGCCTCACGGTCATCGCGGCGAAAAAAATGGGCGTGGAAGTGGGCCCCGACGAAATCCAGCAGCGCGCCGATCAATTCCGCCGCGTGCGCGGCCTGCATCGCGCCTCGGACATGAATCGCTATCTCGACGTGTTCGGCATCAGTCTCGAGGAATTCGAGGACTTCATCACCGACACGCTGTACCAGGAAAAGACCTTCGAGCGCATTTGCAACGACGACGCGGTGGAAAGCTATTTCAAGCTCAATTCGCCGAAGTTCGACAGTATCGAGGTGAGTCACATCGTGGTCGATTCGGAAGGCAAGGCGCGGGAAGTGCTCTCGGTGCTCGAGGACGACCCCAACGCCTTTGGCGAGATGGCGCGCGAGCATTCCGTGGCCGACACGCGCGAGCGCGGCGGCGTGATCGGCAAGGTGCTGCGCGGTTCGCTCAAAACCGATATCGAGGCGAAGGTGTTCAACGCGCAGGTGGGTGATCTGCTCGGACCGTTTCCCGCGCCGGATGGCTCGTTCTTCGAGATCTTCTGCGTGACCGCCAAGCATCCCGCCGCGCTCGAAGCCGAGGTGTCGTCCGAAGTGCGGCGGCTGCTGCGCGAGGAATGGCTGGCCGAGCGCGCCCAGGAACATATCATCGACGCGCACTGA
- a CDS encoding efflux transporter outer membrane subunit → MSVCGALLCGCGDLSTPAYRRPDMPAKESWAHAHRAVSAAETVDPHWWKAFDDPYLNGLIDQAIAANVDIQILAARIGVAGAQIGEVQAGALPTVDAGAGIDYEKSTHQTLTKTYNAATQVNWDIDIWGKVEKSVQAQKAEFHASEADWRAGYLELVANVASTYFQILQYDDQIAEEQQTLDKNRQILTIYQQMAANGVAPKTEVLRQSAEINGIANELLELHRSRDTAENALATLVGVPAGEFRMPAGHLRQRVKFPDVPMGLPAQLLARRPDVVAAQYRILESYDEVGSARLAQLPTISLTGRGGSAAYSLSDLFKAFTFSFMPSIDLPMFDPGVHAHIKTTEAQSKVAEQQYRQTVFTAFEEVENALVNLDAHKKQRMELMQQNERLRTVAAQVEAQLKEGLVSQLEVLESERSLASAELSLLANHEQILSDTVTLYKAIGGGWTAVEVANVASDATAAAANAAPVK, encoded by the coding sequence ATGAGCGTGTGCGGCGCGCTGCTGTGCGGTTGCGGCGACCTCAGCACGCCCGCGTACCGTCGCCCGGACATGCCCGCGAAGGAAAGCTGGGCGCACGCGCATCGGGCGGTGTCGGCGGCGGAAACGGTCGATCCGCATTGGTGGAAGGCCTTCGACGATCCCTACCTGAACGGGCTCATCGATCAGGCGATCGCGGCCAACGTCGACATCCAGATCCTCGCGGCGCGCATTGGCGTGGCCGGGGCGCAGATCGGCGAAGTGCAGGCCGGCGCGCTGCCCACGGTGGACGCGGGGGCAGGCATCGACTACGAGAAGAGCACGCACCAGACGCTCACCAAGACCTATAACGCCGCGACCCAGGTGAACTGGGACATCGACATCTGGGGCAAGGTGGAAAAGAGCGTGCAGGCGCAGAAAGCCGAGTTTCACGCGAGCGAGGCCGACTGGCGCGCGGGCTATCTGGAACTGGTTGCCAACGTGGCGAGCACGTATTTCCAGATTCTCCAGTACGACGACCAGATTGCCGAGGAGCAGCAAACGCTCGACAAGAACCGGCAGATTCTCACCATCTATCAGCAGATGGCCGCAAACGGCGTCGCGCCGAAAACCGAAGTGCTGCGCCAGAGCGCGGAAATCAACGGCATTGCCAATGAACTGCTCGAACTGCATCGTTCGCGCGATACCGCCGAGAACGCACTTGCCACGCTGGTGGGCGTGCCCGCCGGCGAGTTCAGGATGCCCGCGGGCCATTTGCGGCAACGCGTGAAGTTTCCTGACGTGCCGATGGGTCTGCCCGCGCAATTGCTCGCGCGCCGCCCCGACGTGGTGGCCGCGCAATACCGCATTCTGGAGTCGTACGACGAAGTGGGGTCCGCGCGGCTCGCGCAATTGCCCACGATCAGCCTCACGGGGCGCGGCGGCTCGGCGGCGTACTCGCTTTCCGACCTGTTCAAGGCGTTCACGTTCAGTTTCATGCCGAGCATCGACTTGCCGATGTTCGACCCGGGTGTGCATGCGCACATCAAGACCACCGAGGCGCAGAGCAAGGTCGCGGAACAGCAGTATCGTCAGACCGTATTCACCGCGTTCGAAGAAGTCGAGAATGCGCTCGTGAATCTGGACGCGCACAAGAAACAGCGCATGGAGTTGATGCAGCAGAACGAACGTTTGCGTACCGTGGCGGCACAGGTCGAGGCGCAACTCAAAGAGGGGCTCGTGTCGCAACTTGAAGTATTGGAGTCCGAACGATCACTCGCTTCCGCGGAGCTTTCGCTGTTGGCCAATCACGAACAGATCCTGAGCGACACTGTCACGCTTTACAAGGCGATTGGCGGCGGCTGGACCGCGGTGGAAGTGGCCAATGTGGCGTCCGATGCCACGGCAGCCGCCGCGAATGCGGCTCCCGTGAAGTGA
- a CDS encoding peptidase domain-containing ABC transporter, with amino-acid sequence MDTQAPVPASAATLADFLATVELLSLFSREELERLAAQTETRSHAFGDTLYKRGDPAEGLYIIRSGSVRLIAEERGKETSLGVRKEREVFAEIGMLREYWHEVGVRASAKTEVLCIPRAAFEPVLAANPAALSFVTSYVAISSAGGFVTRLFDLRGKLSRAELEEYVSSVGVKRVSAGKEIVHQGASGDTRLYVVRQGEVSLAREEDGREYALARLGAGEIFGERACLLRQDQLATVTALTDVRLLVIPEKTVHFMLERNAKLREVLEERVHFTDRELQRQKKLSERRRETLAVDSGADATFRERVVKRFVLVEQAEEMDCGAACLAMICRHYGIAMTLGKLRDLANVTTQGATLDSLARTGEALGFTTRGVQCTYEALQGFELPFIAHWEGYHYIVVYGVSKQWVRVADPALGFRKLSVEAFERGWSGTCLLFTAGDTTGAQAAGKSPWVRFIGYLLPYRKILAHLFMATFVIQMLGVVPPLIIQNILDSVIVHQNVSLLHVLILGLVISHVFTQLMSTIRAHLSNFMVRSLDFAMMSHFFKHTMSLPFSFFARRKTGDVFARFQENQTIRAFLTESTVTTALNLLMIFIYFTIMFLYNVKLTLLLIAFVVPIMALTALATPRIKRYAREVFGVSTDARSMLMETLGGVETVKGMGIERAVRLKWERKFAKSLEVQYRAQAFNILVGLGSQLLNAATTIAILWAGATLVLNQELSIGQLIAFNAFMGSVLAPLMGLVGLWSLMNDAAVAMERLGDVLDIEPEQKPADLASRVLLPDLQGDIEFKDVYFRYGGNETPYVLENISFTVARGEMVAIVGRSGSGKTTLAKLLVGFYAPTEGKIHVDGYDLSAIDHAYFRAQIGYVMQSNLVFSGTLAENIACGDANPDWRRMEEVARMADAHAFISKMPLGYEQVVGERGMGLSGGQIQRLCIARALYHDPRLLVFDEATSSLDTQSESNILANMQDILHGRTALVIAHRLSTIMRADKILVLYEGGIVEQGRHEELVARKGMYYQLVQKQLSTA; translated from the coding sequence ATGGACACTCAGGCGCCCGTACCGGCCAGCGCGGCGACGCTGGCGGACTTTCTCGCAACGGTGGAACTGCTCTCGCTGTTTTCGCGCGAGGAACTGGAACGCCTTGCCGCTCAAACCGAAACGCGCAGCCATGCGTTCGGCGACACGCTCTACAAGCGCGGCGATCCGGCCGAGGGGCTGTACATCATTCGCTCGGGGTCGGTGCGCCTGATCGCCGAGGAACGCGGCAAGGAAACGAGCCTTGGCGTGCGCAAGGAGCGCGAGGTGTTCGCCGAGATCGGCATGCTGCGCGAGTACTGGCACGAAGTGGGCGTGCGCGCTTCCGCGAAAACCGAGGTGCTGTGCATTCCGCGCGCGGCGTTCGAGCCGGTGCTCGCGGCGAACCCGGCCGCGCTCTCGTTCGTCACGAGTTACGTGGCGATCAGTTCGGCGGGCGGTTTCGTCACGCGGTTGTTCGATCTGCGCGGCAAGCTCTCGCGCGCGGAACTGGAAGAGTACGTGTCGAGCGTGGGCGTGAAGCGCGTGAGCGCTGGCAAGGAGATCGTGCATCAGGGCGCGAGTGGCGACACGCGGCTTTATGTGGTGCGTCAGGGCGAAGTGAGTCTCGCGCGCGAAGAAGACGGCCGCGAGTACGCGCTCGCGCGGCTCGGCGCGGGCGAGATTTTCGGCGAACGCGCGTGTTTGCTGCGTCAGGACCAACTGGCCACGGTCACCGCGCTCACCGACGTGCGCCTGCTCGTGATTCCCGAAAAGACCGTGCACTTCATGCTGGAGCGCAACGCGAAGCTGCGCGAGGTACTCGAAGAGCGCGTGCATTTCACCGACCGCGAGTTGCAGCGCCAGAAGAAGCTGAGTGAGCGCCGCCGCGAAACGCTCGCCGTCGACAGCGGTGCGGATGCCACGTTCCGCGAGCGCGTGGTCAAGCGCTTCGTGCTGGTCGAGCAAGCGGAAGAAATGGATTGCGGTGCGGCGTGTCTCGCGATGATCTGCCGCCACTACGGCATTGCGATGACGCTCGGCAAGCTGCGCGATCTCGCCAACGTCACGACCCAGGGCGCCACGCTCGACAGTCTCGCGCGCACGGGCGAGGCGCTGGGTTTTACCACGCGCGGCGTGCAATGCACGTATGAAGCGCTACAGGGTTTCGAACTGCCGTTCATCGCGCATTGGGAGGGCTATCACTACATCGTGGTGTATGGCGTGTCGAAACAATGGGTGCGGGTGGCGGACCCGGCGCTCGGCTTTCGCAAGCTCAGCGTGGAGGCGTTCGAGCGCGGCTGGAGCGGCACTTGCCTGCTGTTCACGGCGGGCGATACCACAGGGGCGCAGGCGGCCGGCAAGTCGCCGTGGGTGCGTTTTATCGGCTATCTGCTGCCGTATCGCAAGATCCTCGCGCACCTGTTCATGGCCACGTTCGTGATTCAGATGCTGGGCGTGGTGCCGCCGCTCATCATCCAGAACATACTCGACAGCGTGATCGTGCATCAGAACGTGAGCCTGCTGCACGTGCTCATTCTGGGGCTGGTGATCTCGCACGTGTTCACGCAACTCATGTCGACCATCCGCGCGCATCTTTCGAACTTCATGGTGCGCAGTCTGGACTTCGCGATGATGTCGCATTTCTTCAAGCACACGATGTCGTTGCCGTTCTCGTTCTTCGCGCGGCGCAAGACCGGCGACGTGTTCGCGCGCTTTCAGGAGAATCAGACCATTCGCGCGTTCCTCACCGAATCGACGGTCACCACGGCGCTCAATCTGCTGATGATCTTCATTTACTTCACGATCATGTTTCTCTACAACGTGAAGCTCACGCTGCTACTCATCGCCTTCGTCGTGCCGATCATGGCGCTCACGGCGCTCGCCACGCCGCGCATCAAACGCTATGCACGCGAAGTGTTCGGCGTCTCGACGGACGCGCGTTCCATGCTGATGGAAACCCTCGGCGGCGTGGAAACGGTGAAGGGCATGGGCATCGAGCGCGCGGTGCGGCTCAAGTGGGAACGCAAGTTCGCGAAGTCGCTCGAAGTGCAATATCGCGCGCAGGCATTCAACATTCTCGTGGGCCTCGGCAGTCAGTTGCTCAATGCCGCCACGACCATCGCCATTCTTTGGGCGGGCGCGACGCTGGTGCTGAATCAGGAGTTGAGCATCGGGCAATTGATTGCGTTCAACGCGTTCATGGGCAGCGTGCTCGCGCCCTTGATGGGCCTCGTGGGGCTCTGGAGCCTCATGAACGACGCTGCGGTGGCCATGGAGCGTCTGGGCGACGTGCTCGACATCGAGCCGGAACAAAAGCCCGCCGATCTCGCCTCGCGCGTCTTGCTGCCAGATCTGCAAGGCGACATCGAATTCAAGGACGTGTATTTTCGCTATGGCGGCAACGAAACGCCTTATGTGCTGGAGAACATCAGCTTCACGGTGGCGCGCGGAGAGATGGTGGCGATCGTCGGGCGCAGCGGCTCGGGCAAGACTACGCTCGCGAAACTGCTGGTGGGCTTTTATGCGCCCACGGAAGGGAAGATTCATGTGGATGGCTACGACTTGAGCGCCATCGATCATGCGTATTTTCGGGCGCAGATTGGCTATGTGATGCAAAGCAATCTGGTGTTTTCGGGTACGCTCGCCGAGAACATCGCGTGCGGCGACGCCAACCCCGACTGGCGGCGCATGGAGGAGGTCGCGCGCATGGCCGACGCGCATGCGTTCATCAGCAAGATGCCGCTCGGCTACGAACAGGTGGTGGGCGAACGCGGCATGGGTCTCTCGGGCGGTCAGATCCAGCGCCTGTGCATTGCGCGCGCGCTCTATCACGACCCGCGTTTGCTCGTGTTCGACGAGGCGACTTCGTCGCTCGATACCCAATCGGAAAGCAATATTCTCGCGAATATGCAGGACATCCTGCACGGGCGCACGGCGCTCGTGATCGCGCACCGGCTGAGTACGATCATGCGCGCGGACAAGATCCTCGTGCTGTACGAGGGCGGCATTGTCGAACAAGGGCGCCACGAGGAACTCGTCGCGCGCAAGGGCATGTATTACCAGCTCGTGCAAAAGCAGCTGAGCACCGCATGA
- a CDS encoding HlyD family efflux transporter periplasmic adaptor subunit, translating into MPRLVDRLRGATRPPEPPRPLGEALGDHSEEGVAILTARPWRLIEATVVAMLLLVICALLWSFFGRADVIVSAPGTLSPESDVRRIYAPVDGELVDIYIAEGQPVEKNDVIGRINARGAIEAATNALDAHLKLDDAERDWKAFPEKKALMQRKAEALKAQIDVETHLHETRLSEGTSKLAQSQNAQLDEARGNIDNARHVRDLAKQEQDKYERLVALPGGGGVSQSQVDEKRSATIQADNNLRIAQAKLTELQAQTSHDFAQARAQLEGSAGQLTSLQIEYDATEREIANTEDKLRLQVQTARLAADAAARIRFENIDKDNFLLVLAPASGVITDVTTTQPGDKIQANTPLGGIAPANARPVVKVLIAEQDRAFLHEGLPVKLKFNAFPYQRYGVMDGTLEFISPATKPQAQSKEPAYEGRVRLAHDAFSIAGNNWPLRYGMTATAEIVVRERRLIDFALDPFRQLAG; encoded by the coding sequence ATGCCGCGCCTCGTTGATCGTTTGCGCGGCGCGACCCGGCCGCCGGAGCCGCCGCGCCCGCTCGGCGAGGCGCTCGGCGATCACAGCGAGGAGGGCGTCGCGATCCTCACGGCGCGGCCGTGGCGGCTGATCGAGGCGACCGTCGTGGCGATGCTCCTGCTCGTGATCTGCGCGTTGCTGTGGTCGTTTTTCGGCCGTGCGGATGTGATCGTGAGCGCGCCGGGCACGCTCTCGCCGGAGTCGGATGTGCGCCGCATCTATGCGCCGGTGGATGGCGAACTCGTCGACATTTATATCGCCGAAGGTCAGCCCGTGGAGAAGAACGACGTGATCGGCCGTATCAACGCGCGCGGCGCGATCGAGGCCGCCACCAACGCGCTCGACGCGCATCTCAAACTCGACGACGCCGAGCGCGACTGGAAGGCGTTCCCCGAGAAGAAGGCGCTGATGCAGCGCAAGGCCGAGGCGCTGAAGGCGCAGATCGACGTGGAAACGCATCTGCACGAGACGCGGCTTTCGGAGGGCACGAGCAAGCTCGCGCAGTCGCAGAACGCGCAACTCGACGAAGCGCGCGGCAATATCGACAACGCCCGTCATGTGCGCGATCTCGCGAAACAGGAGCAGGACAAGTACGAGCGCCTCGTGGCTTTGCCCGGCGGCGGCGGTGTGTCGCAAAGCCAGGTGGACGAGAAGCGCAGCGCGACGATTCAGGCCGACAACAACCTGCGTATCGCCCAGGCGAAACTCACTGAACTCCAGGCGCAAACGAGCCACGACTTCGCGCAGGCGCGTGCGCAACTCGAAGGCAGTGCGGGCCAGCTCACGAGTTTGCAGATCGAGTACGACGCGACCGAGCGCGAGATTGCCAATACCGAAGACAAGCTGCGTTTGCAGGTGCAGACGGCGCGGCTCGCCGCGGACGCGGCCGCTCGCATCCGCTTCGAGAACATCGACAAGGATAATTTTCTGCTGGTGCTCGCGCCCGCTTCCGGGGTGATCACCGACGTGACAACCACGCAGCCCGGCGACAAGATCCAGGCGAACACGCCGCTCGGCGGCATCGCGCCCGCCAACGCGCGGCCCGTGGTGAAGGTGCTGATTGCGGAGCAGGACCGCGCGTTCCTGCACGAAGGGCTGCCCGTGAAGCTCAAGTTCAACGCGTTTCCGTATCAGCGTTACGGCGTGATGGACGGCACGCTCGAATTCATTTCGCCGGCGACCAAGCCGCAGGCGCAATCGAAAGAGCCGGCGTACGAAGGGCGCGTGCGTCTTGCGCACGACGCGTTTTCGATTGCCGGTAACAACTGGCCGCTGCGCTACGGCATGACCGCGACGGCCGAGATCGTCGTGCGCGAGCGGCGCTTGATCGACTTTGCGCTGGACCCGTTCCGGCAACTGGCGGGCTGA
- a CDS encoding FHA domain-containing protein yields the protein MVPDAASIAERQTTLDNTFDIVLRPLSHPELGEIRIEKDLFAVGRSQPPFASARPEIVVDVSRRHARIFREGRAAYVADLGSKNGTVVNGVEVTQKPHVLKEGDELSFGGALTFRVGFVARAARETARATVVTLTPERGDLGLQQIVVTGFPFLISKAEETFAQYREAFPHQVNYLSRRHAHIYVDGDAVYLEDLGSTNGTFVDEERLDDHAVRLEDGQRVSFGGEHFVYRVGIESATDATVTATRQTAQAAQADGAIAQHDADLAADADRTTFVGSAHSFLDIFCTPPAPAQDDEINPNTPQHAPDRAQGKGLKRHDRHDRYKRRKRGKLETFLSELSEALGGSGRVNVGRLGVWVGVIVVAAGALGAVTYFQGAPQREMQVLLANGRYESAARIADGYLAHHPGDAAWRAMGTEALLKAKVPDWIDAVDAHAFDRAQGLVEDLRASARHNTDAESLIDNIGWVGALQSFVQQRGGLQAPIRIYRDEAPIRALTSRWNDDPGEHQRALDRVAAYVPAFAAVYADTLSQLRKLQSDDSVYVAALDRIRQAIDTALQTDRFDDLGAMLTDYAQRYPRLAGLDAVRTDLDTYQAIVGEAHAGHAQAVRDRLAAAHFTTPQFAGYAAAHAAALETLASSGDHGNAAPR from the coding sequence ATGGTGCCTGACGCCGCTTCGATTGCCGAGAGGCAGACCACGCTCGACAACACGTTCGATATCGTGCTTCGGCCGCTATCGCATCCCGAGCTGGGTGAGATCCGTATCGAGAAGGATCTGTTCGCGGTGGGGCGCTCGCAGCCGCCGTTCGCTTCCGCGCGCCCGGAGATCGTCGTCGACGTGTCGCGTCGTCATGCGCGCATTTTTCGCGAGGGCCGTGCCGCGTACGTGGCCGATCTCGGCAGCAAGAACGGCACCGTCGTCAACGGTGTGGAAGTCACGCAAAAACCGCATGTGCTCAAGGAAGGCGACGAATTGAGCTTTGGCGGCGCGCTCACGTTTCGCGTGGGGTTCGTGGCGCGCGCGGCGCGCGAGACTGCGCGCGCGACGGTGGTGACGCTCACGCCCGAGCGCGGCGATCTCGGCTTGCAGCAGATCGTGGTCACGGGCTTTCCGTTTCTCATTAGCAAGGCGGAGGAGACTTTCGCGCAGTATCGCGAGGCGTTTCCGCACCAGGTCAATTATTTGTCGCGGCGTCATGCGCATATTTATGTCGATGGCGACGCGGTGTATCTGGAAGACCTCGGCAGCACCAACGGCACTTTCGTCGACGAGGAACGTCTCGACGATCACGCGGTGCGGCTCGAAGACGGCCAGCGCGTTTCGTTCGGCGGCGAGCATTTCGTTTATCGGGTGGGGATCGAGAGCGCGACCGACGCAACGGTAACCGCCACGCGCCAGACGGCGCAAGCCGCTCAAGCGGACGGCGCCATCGCACAGCACGACGCGGATCTCGCGGCCGACGCCGACCGCACGACATTCGTCGGCAGCGCGCACTCGTTTCTCGACATCTTCTGCACGCCGCCCGCGCCCGCGCAGGACGACGAGATCAATCCGAACACGCCGCAACACGCGCCGGATCGCGCGCAGGGCAAAGGGCTCAAGCGCCATGACCGGCACGACCGCTACAAGCGGCGCAAGCGCGGCAAGCTCGAAACGTTTCTCTCCGAACTGAGCGAGGCGCTCGGCGGCAGCGGCCGTGTCAACGTCGGGCGGCTCGGCGTGTGGGTTGGTGTGATCGTCGTGGCGGCGGGCGCGCTCGGCGCCGTAACGTATTTCCAGGGCGCACCGCAGCGCGAGATGCAGGTGTTGCTCGCGAACGGCCGCTACGAGAGCGCGGCGCGGATAGCCGACGGCTATCTCGCGCATCATCCGGGTGACGCTGCCTGGCGTGCGATGGGGACGGAAGCGCTGCTCAAGGCGAAGGTGCCCGACTGGATCGACGCCGTCGACGCGCACGCGTTCGATCGCGCGCAGGGCCTCGTGGAAGATCTGCGCGCCTCGGCGCGCCACAACACCGACGCCGAATCGCTGATCGACAACATCGGCTGGGTGGGCGCGCTGCAATCGTTCGTGCAGCAACGCGGCGGGCTGCAGGCGCCGATTCGCATCTATCGCGACGAAGCGCCGATCCGCGCGCTCACGAGCCGCTGGAACGACGACCCCGGCGAGCACCAGCGCGCGCTCGACCGCGTGGCGGCCTACGTGCCCGCGTTCGCCGCTGTCTATGCGGACACGCTCAGCCAGTTGCGCAAGCTGCAAAGCGACGATTCGGTGTACGTGGCCGCGCTCGACCGCATTCGTCAAGCCATCGACACGGCGTTGCAGACCGACCGCTTCGACGATCTCGGCGCCATGCTCACCGACTATGCGCAGCGCTACCCGCGCCTCGCCGGACTCGACGCTGTGCGCACCGACCTCGACACCTATCAGGCGATCGTTGGCGAGGCGCACGCGGGCCACGCGCAGGCGGTGCGCGACCGGCTCGCGGCCGCGCATTTCACCACGCCGCAATTTGCGGGTTATGCGGCGGCGCATGCGGCCGCGCTCGAAACGCTCGCGTCCAGCGGAGATCACGGCAATGCCGCGCCTCGTTGA
- a CDS encoding PP2C family protein-serine/threonine phosphatase — MSSSLVWTSASRTDVGCVRALNEDACLDRPQQLLWAVADGMGGHTAGDFASATIVRALDTFDVADATHSPDALATFVNAARTALQGVNLQLRDEAARRGVRMIGSTVAMLMARGRECAWLWAGDSRLYLYRDTRLEALTVDHSYVAELQAQGHLSAESARHHPSQHLITRAVGAASTLMLDEGRLDVRDGDRFLLCSDGLSNEVQAPEIARALEDGDCRLATDTLVEMALQAGGRDNITAVVIRVDDPGGADLTLVNPAVNH; from the coding sequence ATGAGTTCGAGTCTGGTCTGGACCTCTGCGTCGCGCACCGACGTGGGCTGCGTGCGCGCACTCAACGAAGACGCCTGCCTCGACCGGCCGCAGCAGTTGCTCTGGGCGGTCGCCGACGGCATGGGCGGGCACACGGCAGGCGACTTCGCGAGCGCGACGATCGTGCGCGCGCTCGACACGTTCGACGTGGCCGACGCGACCCACTCGCCCGATGCACTCGCCACCTTCGTGAACGCCGCGCGCACCGCGTTGCAAGGCGTGAATCTGCAGCTGCGCGACGAAGCGGCGCGCCGCGGCGTGCGCATGATCGGCAGCACGGTGGCCATGCTGATGGCGCGCGGGCGCGAATGCGCGTGGCTGTGGGCGGGCGACAGTCGCCTCTATCTGTATCGCGACACGCGCCTCGAAGCGCTCACCGTCGATCACAGCTATGTGGCCGAGTTGCAGGCACAGGGGCATTTGAGCGCGGAGTCGGCGCGGCACCATCCTTCGCAGCATCTGATCACGCGCGCGGTGGGCGCGGCCAGCACGCTCATGCTCGACGAAGGCCGCCTCGACGTACGCGACGGCGACCGCTTCCTGCTGTGCAGCGACGGCCTCAGCAACGAGGTGCAGGCGCCCGAGATCGCGCGCGCGCTCGAAGACGGCGATTGCCGCCTCGCGACCGATACGCTCGTGGAGATGGCGTTGCAGGCGGGCGGCCGGGACAACATCACGGCCGTGGTCATACGCGTGGACGATCCCGGCGGCGCGGACCTCACGCTCGTGAATCCGGCCGTGAATCATTGA
- a CDS encoding sigma-54 interaction domain-containing protein, whose product MKLFDPHGFGSSVVSFAGLLEKIEILRSTLRWAPRLERADIEKLLNQSNALRDEVMQLSRRERFIEVASEADEAVDPLEALAQPEALSPSARRRREALIERSFIFEGIFGDNPKLLAALEIAEKAAPTDLPVLIDGESGTGKELMAKVIHANGARADRPYISVNCGAIPDNLLESELFGHRRGAFTGASNDRKGKFESAHTGTIFLDEIGELPLQGQVKLLRVLESHEIQRVGSDEPIAVDTRIVAATNRNLRDLAARGLFREDLFYRLSVIHVTLPALRERRDEIALLIAYFGDEAAAQLKRRPVKFTPKLRDFILTYAWPGNIRELRNLVYRLSCLAGDTADIEHLPDDIRPCQPALAARALEAEAPVASLSLSDAKRAASDEAERAFLERGLQETGGTVAELARRCDMNRSHLQMLLKKHGIRSKDFRHANQAEKADSES is encoded by the coding sequence ATGAAACTCTTCGACCCGCACGGTTTCGGCAGTTCGGTGGTGTCGTTCGCCGGGCTGCTGGAGAAGATCGAGATTCTGCGCTCCACGTTGCGCTGGGCGCCGCGGCTCGAACGCGCCGACATCGAAAAGCTGCTGAATCAGTCGAATGCGTTGCGCGACGAAGTCATGCAACTCTCGCGCCGCGAGCGCTTTATCGAAGTGGCTTCGGAAGCCGACGAAGCGGTGGATCCACTCGAAGCGCTCGCTCAGCCCGAAGCGCTCTCGCCGTCCGCGCGCAGGCGGCGCGAGGCCTTGATCGAACGCAGCTTCATTTTCGAAGGCATTTTCGGCGACAACCCCAAACTGCTCGCGGCGCTGGAAATTGCGGAAAAAGCCGCGCCCACCGACTTGCCGGTGTTGATCGACGGCGAGAGCGGCACCGGCAAGGAACTCATGGCGAAGGTCATTCATGCCAATGGCGCGCGCGCGGATCGTCCGTATATTTCGGTGAATTGCGGCGCGATTCCCGACAACCTGCTCGAATCGGAATTGTTCGGGCATCGGCGTGGCGCATTCACGGGCGCGTCGAACGATCGCAAGGGCAAGTTCGAAAGCGCCCACACGGGCACGATCTTTCTCGACGAAATTGGCGAATTGCCGCTGCAAGGGCAGGTGAAATTATTGCGCGTGCTCGAATCGCACGAGATCCAGCGCGTGGGTTCCGACGAACCCATTGCCGTCGACACGCGTATTGTTGCGGCGACCAATCGCAACTTGCGTGACCTGGCCGCGCGCGGCCTGTTTCGCGAGGACCTGTTTTACCGGCTCAGCGTGATTCACGTGACCTTGCCCGCGCTGCGCGAGCGCCGCGACGAAATTGCCTTGTTGATCGCGTATTTCGGCGACGAGGCGGCCGCGCAACTCAAGCGCCGCCCGGTCAAATTCACGCCCAAGCTGCGTGATTTCATACTCACGTATGCGTGGCCCGGCAATATCCGCGAATTGCGCAATCTCGTGTACCGGCTTTCGTGCCTCGCGGGCGACACTGCCGATATCGAGCATTTGCCCGACGACATTCGGCCGTGTCAACCCGCGCTGGCCGCGCGCGCGCTGGAAGCCGAAGCGCCGGTTGCGTCGCTCTCGCTCAGCGACGCCAAACGCGCCGCGAGCGACGAAGCCGAACGCGCGTTTCTCGAACGCGGCTTGCAGGAAACCGGCGGCACCGTGGCGGAACTCGCGCGCCGTTGCGACATGAACCGCTCGCATCTGCAAATGCTGCTCAAGAAGCACGGCATACGCTCGAAGGATTTTCGTCACGCGAATCAGGCCGAGAAAGCCGATTCCGAATCGTGA